Proteins found in one Salvia splendens isolate huo1 chromosome 10, SspV2, whole genome shotgun sequence genomic segment:
- the LOC121751884 gene encoding uncharacterized protein LOC121751884 isoform X2 → MTEVKGQGRCSLAIVVARSITGAVLKLGPRTEVCRRTGDPNKFMFCKRCDGAYHCYCQQPPHKNVGHGPYLCPKHTKCHSCDSTVPGNGLSVRWLLGYTCCDACGRLFGKGNYCPVCLKVYRDSESTPMVCCDICQRWVHCPCDGISDAKYMQFQVDGNLQYVCPTCRGECPMVTNLEEAVQELWKRRDEADKDLIASLRAAAGLPTQEEIFDISPFSDDEESGPISVKNEHSRSLKFSLKGLGNKSPRKSKEHGKKSSHKKYGKKKGNETSLVGGVDTNRSLDGYADDPSGQNTVSNKNDEMHPSHEPASTFYPVAGSLMEDTVMVNEAAASKHKYIDEVSATNVTKASRTIRIKSNKSRAFTNGEEIGSNSGAPKNAQGPKLVIHLGGRSKNASPPIGQAKASSKGTEDTGQLKQHQEHIDRPNSAVKVGEQKGEVKGIKLHVKEGPLIKLKNASNLGLSNITSKHTGGGFSDGHESVSPRNTYSVLGKRSAEESASARSGSEAPASRRIKYSSKGHGEDASVSGDHIDDSSAPTKERKPYLKFKIPKNSNNGNQTVSSNLTIGNQDSLPPSGKDEITYTRGQRSKRRRPAPGDEDSSQWREDSTIKDFTDANWILQKLGKDAAGKRVEVHQPSSNSWHRGTVVEVFEGTPVVSIALDDGKSKCLELGKQGIRFISQKQKH, encoded by the exons ATGACCGAAGTGAAAGGGCAAGGAAGATGCTCTCTTGCAATAGTTGTGGCAAGAAGTATCACCGGAGCTGTCTTAAAGCTTGGTCCCAGAACAGAG GTGTGTCGGAGAACTGGAGATCCAAATAAGTTCATGTTCTGTAAAAGGTGTGATGGTGCGTACCATTGTTACTGTCAGCAACCACCACATAAG AATGTTGGCCATGGACCTTATCTGTGTCCCAAACACACCAAATGCCATAGCTGTGATTCTACAGTACCTGGAAATGGCTTAAGTGTAAG GTGGCTATTGGGCTATACATGTTGTGATGCTTGCGGAAGATTGTTTGGCAAAGGGAATTACTGCCCAGTCTGTCTGAAG GTGTATAGAGACTCTGAATCAACTCCTATGGTGTGCTGTGATATCTGTCAACGTTGGGTGCATTGTCCTTGTGATGGAATCAG TGATGCAAAATACATGCAGTTTCAAGTTGATGGAAATCTCCAATATGTTTGCCCAACATGCCGTGGAGAATGCCCCATG GTTACAAATCTTGAGGAGGCTGTTCAGGAGCTCTGGAAGCGAAGAGATGAGGCTGATAAGGATTTGATAGCAAGCTTGAGGGCAGCTGCTGGTTTGCCAACTCAAGAAGAAATATTTGACATTTCACCCTTTTCTGATGATGAAGAGAGCGGTCCTATATCAGTAAAGAATGAACATAGCCGTTCGTTGAAGTTTTCTCTTAAAGGGTTAGGTAATAAATCACCAAGAAAGAGCAAAGAGCATGGCAAAAAATCTTCACATAAGAAGTATGGTAAGAAAAAGGGTAATGAAACATCTTTGGTTGGTGGAGTTGATACAAATCGGAGTTTAGATGGGTATGCTGATGATCCATCTGGACAGAACACCGTCAGTAATAAAAATGATGAAATGCACCCTTCCCATGAACCTGCTTCTACTTTCTATCCTGTTGCTGGAAGCTTGATGGAAGACACAGTTATGGTAAATGAAGCAGCTGCCTCGAAACACAAGTATATAGATGAGGTTTCAGCGACCAATGTAACAAAGGCATCTAGAACTATCAGAATAAAGAGTAATAAATCTCGTGCCTTCACTAATGGGGAGGAAATAGGAAGTAACAGTGGGGCGCCCAAGAATGCTCAGGGGCCAAAGCTTGTTATACATTTGGGAGGCCGAAGTAAAAATGCTAGTCCCCCTATCGGGCAAGCCAAGGCTTCATCAAAAG GAACTGAAGATACAGGACAACTGAAACAACATCAAGAGCACATCGATAGACCTAATTCTGCAGTTAAAGTAGGGGAGCAAAAAG GGGAAGTGAAAGGTATTAAGTTACATGTTAAAGAAGGCCCATTGATAAAGCTCAAGAATGCTTCTAATTTAGGTTTGTCTAACATAACCTCAAAACATACCGGAGGAGGTTTCAGCGATGGCCATGAATCGGTTTCTCCTAGGAATACGTACTCAGTGCTTGGCAAAAGAAGTGCCGAAGAAAGTGCATCTGCAAGGAGTGGCTCTGAAGCCCCTGCGAGCCGAAGGATCAAGTACTCGTCAAAAGGGCATGGTGAGGATGCGTCCGTTTCTGGTGACCATATTGATGACAGCAGTGCTCCGACAAAGGAGCGGAAGCCTTACTTGAAGTTTAAAATCCCCAAGAATTCTAACAATGGAAATCAAACCGTATCCAGTAATTTGACCATCGGAAATCAGGATTCGTTGCCTCCTTCTGGGAAGGATGAGATCACTTACACAAGGGGCCAGAGGTCGAAACGAAGGAGACCAGCACCGGGTGATGAAGATTCCTCCCAATGGCGTGAAGACAGTACCATAAAGGACTTCACAGATGCCAATTGGATACTGCAGAAATTGGGGAAAGATGCTGCCGGGAAAAGAGTAGAAGTTCATCAGCCTTCGAGCAACTCCTG GCATAGGGGTACAGTGGTGGAAGTTTTCGAGGGAACGCCTGTTGTTTCTATCGCTCTTGATGATGGGAAGTCCAAGTGTTTGGAGCTTGGAAAGCAGGGGATTCGTTTCATTTCTCAGAAGCAAAAGCATTGA
- the LOC121751885 gene encoding protein TAB2 homolog, chloroplastic-like, with product MASLTFNSTPIKTTKTPLSKVQIHPPHIKTLTLRNSPICFSVSGSSVSSTPLQPETGNSAFEEEEINDDPTSELSYLDPETDPESITEWEVDFCSRPILDIRGKKTWELVVCDVSLSLQYTKYFPNNVINSVTLKNAIVSICDELGLPLPEKIKFFRSQMQTIITRACSELGIKPIPSKRCLSLVLWLEERYETVYTRHPGFQKGSKPLLALDNPFPMELPENLYGEKWAFVQLPFSAVQEEASSLETRFAFGATLDLDLLGIEVGEETLIPGLAVASSRAKPLAGWMNGLEVCSVEADTSRASVVLSVGISTRYVYATYKKTPVSTSEAEAWEAAKKACGGLHFLAIQEDLDSDDCVGFWLLLDLPPPPV from the exons ATGGCGAGTCTAACCTTCAATTCCACTCCAATCAAAACCACCAAAACCCCCCTCTCTAAAGTGCAAATTCACCCACCCCACATAAAAACCCTAACTCTCAGGAATTCCCCAATTTGCTTCTCTGTCTCGGGAAGTTCAGTTTCTTCCACGCCATTGCAGCCTGAAACCGGGAATTCCGCcttcgaagaagaagagataAACGACGACCCCACCTCGGAGCTCAGCTATCTCGACCCGGAGACGGATCCGGAGAGCATCACAGAGTGGGAGGTGGATTTCTGCTCTAGGCCGATCCTCGACATTAGGGGGAAAAAGACTTGGGAGCTTGTTGTTTGCGATGTGTCGCTTTCGCTGCAGTATACCAAGTATTTTCCCAACAATGTTATCAACAGCGTCACTCTTAAGAATGCTATCGTCTCCATCTGTGATGAATTGGGCTTGCCTTTGccagaaaaaattaaatttttcag GTCACAGATGCAGACGATTATTACGAGAGCTTGCAGTGAGCTTGGTATAAAACCTATTCCGAGTAAACGG TGTTTGTCTCTGGTTCTGTGGCTCGAAGAGCGTTACGAAACTGTATACACACGACATCCTGGTTTCCAGAAGGGATCAAAGCCACTTCTTGCACTCGATAATCCTTTCCCTATGGAACTTCCAGAAAATTTATATGGAGAAAAGTGGGCATTTGTTCAGTTGCCCTTTTCAG CTGTCCAAGAAGAGGCATCATCTTTGGAGACAAGATTTGCTTTTGGTGCTACCTTAGATTTGGATCTTCTGGGGATTGAAGTCGGTGAGGAAACACTAATTCCTGGACTCGCGGTTGCATCATCTCGAGCTAAACCATTAGCAG GATGGATGAACGGGTTAGAGGTGTGCTCGGTTGAAGCTGACACGAGTCGAGCTTCTGTGGTCCTGTCCgttgggatctcaacgcgttacGTGTATGCCACATACAAGAAGACACCAGTGAGTACAAGTGAAGCTGAAGCTTGGGAAGCAGCCAAGAAGGCCTGCGGAGGGTTGCACTTTCTTGCCATTCAAGAGGACTTGGACTCGGACGACTGTGTCGGCTTCTGGCTCTTGTTGGACCTCCCACCTCCGCCAGTATGA